The window TTCGGTCCCGCAGTCTCCGATCTATGTGGAGACCGAATCGCAATGGGGGAATGGGGGCAATGGGGCCCGCTTCATCGTGGGGCGTGGCTGGGGTGTCCAGCCAACACGACCGCTCTCGCCCGGCGGTTCCGCCCAGTCCCCGTATCCCGCCTCAGTGCCCGTTGGGGGCTCCCAGCCCGGCAGGTAGCCGAGAGCAGGTGAGCAGCGTGGGAGGGGCCGCCGTCGGGAAAAGGGTCCTCATCAGCAATGAGGCCGCCTGGCCGCGTGGCCGTGGCTGCTCTCACTCCGGACAATGGCAGTTCCCCTGGCCACCGGGCCTGGCTCCAGGACAGGCCCCAGTTGTGGCCTCCTAGTGGACTGAACTGGAATGGAAGGGTGGGGACGATGTCGCAGGGTTCAGATCCTCATGATGGCTCTCAGCCGCTAGCAGGCTCACCTGCGGTGCAGGAGGATGAGGCGCTGCTGACCGAGTTAGAGCGCTTCGGCCTGGTCATTGGGCGTAGCCAGCCAATGCGCCAGATCGCCACGCTCATCCGTCAGGTGGCAGCTTTCCCAACCACGACAGTCTTGCTGCAGGGAGAGAGCGGTACTGGTAAAGAGGTCGTTGCCTACGCGATCCATGCCCTCAGCGGCGGTTCCGCGCGCCAGTTTGTTGCCATTAATTGCGCTGCCATTCCCGAAACCTTGTTAGAGACGGAACTGTTCGGCGTGGAGGCCGGCGCCTACACCGACGCCCGGGTCACACGCGACGGCTATCTCGCGCGGGCCGATGGGGGCACGCTCTTTCTCGACGAGATCGCTTCGATGCCCCTCGTCCTCCAATCCAAGCTCTTACGCTTCTTGGAAACGCGCTCTTTCCGCCGTGTTGGGGGCACCACCGAGGTTCAGGTCCGTCTGCGCGTGATTTCGGCCTCTAACATCGATCTAGCGACGGCTGTGACCCGTAAGGAGTTCCGTGAAGATCTCTTCTATCGCCTGAAGGTCTTCACCATTCATATTCCCCCCCTGCGTGAGCATCCTGAAGACATTGTCCCGCTGGTCGAGTACTTTTTACGTCAGCAGCCGGGAAGAGAAGACCGGCCCCTGCGTCTCAGTCCCGAGGCCCTGGCCCTCTTGGAACGCTACAGCTGGCCTGGCAATGTGCGCGAGCTGCGCAGTGTCGTCCAATATGGCCAGATTATGTGTGAGGGCGATGAGATTCGGGTGGAACATCTCCCAGCCTATTTGCAGTCTGCCTGCAGCAGTGCTCTGCAGCGCCTGCTGGAACTCAAAGAGCAGCTCCATTTGCCCCCGGAAGGGCTGCCCCTGGAGGAGTTCCTGGCTGAGATCGAGCAGCGTTTCATCTGTGAGGCCCTGGAGCGCTGCAACTATAACCAGGTGCGGGCAGCTGCCCTGCTGGGCCTCTCGCGAGATCAGCTGCGCTACCGCCTGGCACGGATTGGCCCGCGGAGGGGGCAACAGCGTCGTCAGAGCACGGGGGCCAGGTGGCCAGGCCCGCGCTCCGACTGAGTTGAGGCTCTGCACTCGGAAGCTGCTCGTTTGGTTACTCCTCTGGCCAATCGAGCATGAGAGCCTGGGCTCTCTCCCCGGGCTTGAGGGTCTTACCCCCTTCCGGTACTATCACCAGGGCATTGGCGTTGAGCAGCGAGGTAGTAATGTGTGACCCCTGGGGGCCGGTAGTTCGTGCCACGAAGTGGCCCCCTTCCCAGCGTACATGCGCCCGTACATAATGACGGCGCGGCGTGCGCTCGCTGACGCCATCCTCGACTGTGACCTCTACCAGCGGACGATGCAGGCGGTGGTGCCCTAGCAGCTTACGGATCAGTGGCCGCCCAAAAAGCTCGAAGGTCACTGCGGCTGAGACCGGGTTGCCGGGCAGCCCGAGCAGGGGGACCTGCCCAATACGCCCGAAAGCCAGCGGCTTGCCAGGGCGCATGTTAATTTGCCAGAAGTCGATGGCTCCCTGCTCATTCATGATGCGCTTGACCAGGTCGAACTCGCCAACAGAGACGCCTCCCGAGGTAATGATGAGGTCATGTTGCATAGCCTGACTAAAGATTTGGCGCAGGCTCTCCTCGGTATCGCGCGCCACACCCAGGCGCAGGGCTTCAGCTCCGGCCCGGCGCACAGCCGCCTCCAGCAAATACCCGTTACTGTTGCGAATCTTGCCCGGCTGCAGTGGCTCGTCCACATCGATAAGCTCGTCTCCGGTGCTGACAATCGCGACACGGGGGCGGCGAATGACCTGCACACGGGCCTGCCCCACCGTTGCCAGAACACCGATCTCCCACGGACCGATCTCGCTTCCCTGGCTCAGCACACGCTGCCCGCGGCGGATATCCTCGCCCGCGGCGCGAATATTGTTTCCCGGCGCTACCTCCTGGAGGATCTCGACCCAACTGCGATCGGCAGGATCACTGCGCGTCAGCTCGATCTGAATCACTGCATCGGCCCCACGCGGGAGCGGTGCGCCCGTCATGATGCGCATGGCTGTGCCCGGCTCGATGCCGTGCTCAGCTACATAGCCCGCGGCGATCGTCCCAATGACGTGCAGACGGGCCGGGCGACCGTTCTCCATGCGCGTATCCACGCTGCGCAGAGCATAGCCATCCATTGCCGAGTTAGCGAAGGGCGGAAGATCTTCCTGGGCTACAACGTCCTCGGCAAGCACCAGCCCTGTGGCTTCCGCCAGCGCGACGGTGATCACTGGTAGCGGCTGAATCGCGGCCAGCATGCGCTCTTGCGCTTCCTCTACACTGATCATAGGCTCTCTCTTCCTTTGCTCTGTCCTGGCTCGCTCCTGCCGGAGCGGATGGATGCGACAGGGCGAGCGGGGGGAACAAGACGGCCAGCAGGCTGGCTGACAAACAAGCCTGCCCAAAAGCAGAGAGCCTGGCAAACCAGCATGAGAGGAAGGTCTGCCAGGCTCTCCCAACGATTGCCCTTGGTACCTCGTACGGGATTCGAACCCGTGATCTCCGCCTTGAAAGAGCGGCGTCCTAGTCCGCTAGACGAACGAGGCCCGACGACCGCTGCGCGACAGCGTCTGAGAAGGCGCTGAGATGCTCTCGCACAAGCGTCATCTGGATTGTACTGTATCTGGCTCATTTTGTCAAGCGGCTTTTGACAGCTGTCTCCGCCAAGCTGCTCAGGACTGGCGAGCGCTGACCGCCGACCAGTGCCATTGCTGAGGACAGGTGTAGTCGAGGACAGCGACAGTGCCAGGCCCGGCGATGGCCACCACGACGAACTGGGGAACGCTCGATCCCTGCAGCTGGTTCGCCCGATCAGGGAGCTGGAGACCGATGCCATCCAGCTCGTGAATGTGAGCGATGGTTGCCTCAACGGTGGCCAGCTGACGCAGAATAACAGTAACACTGAAGCTGAGACTGTGGTCATGGGCGTCGATGGCCACAAAGCGCGGAATAATGGTATCCTGGGCGTTGCGAAAAGGATCTTGAAAGGTAAAGTCGGTCTTGTAGGGATTGTCAGGAGTGGCGCGCAGGTAGGCATAGGCCTCGGCGCAAAGGTGATACTTGTAGGCACTGTTGGGACTGCGTACGAGCTGAACACGCGGGGCAGGAAGACGCCTGGGCGCCAGACTGGGGCCGAGCTGGTGGATCAGGACCAGCACACCTATCAGCAAGACCGCCGCTGCCAGCGGCAGAAGTAGAAGCCCTAATTGCCAACGCTGCGTCATGGCCTCTCTCCCTTCCCGGGGCCGGAAGGCAAAACTGACCTGGTCCGGCGCCTCCCTTCCTGGCAAGGAAGAGGGTCAATGTGGCCCTGTCCGAGGCCCGAGGCTTGCCACCAGCTTGCCCTGCTCGGCCTCTCGCTTCTCCCGTCAGATTCCATAGGGAGATTGATATCTATCTATCGACCAGACTGGGAAGAGCGCGGGCGTGAGCGAGCAAGCGTTTTTGATGATGGAGCGGGAGCAGGGGCCTGGGAGGTCCCGGCCTCCAATTCAGGCTCCGGTTCCAGCAGCCTGGCCAGGCTAATCAGGAAGGCGACCAGGATCAAGACATGGAGAACGGTACACCAGAGACAAATGGCATGCAGGCGGACCAGCTCGACATAGATCAGGTAGAGCACAGTGACCATTCCGGCCAGCGACCAGAGGAACTGAGCGGGACGAAGCCAGCCAGGCTCTGTGGAGCGTAGCAGGCTCACCAGCGCCAGCCCGGCCAGGATCAGGCACCAGCCAAGGCCAGGGAGCGAGATAGGGAGCGTTGTCCCGGGCACCACCGCGTAGCTGCTGCTGAGCACATGTGCGCAATCAATAGCGCCCGAGGCCGGGCAGACCAGCGGCGCATCTTGATAATGCACGATGGTCAGGTAAATGGCGTCTCCCATGCCCACCAATGCGAGCAAAAGCACCAGGAGCTGCAAGCCTGCACGTCGTAGTAACAGTTCCATCAAGTCAGACTCTTCGATACAAAATCGGTGACAACAGCACTCTCTGTAGAGAGGATACTGCGCGGCTTCCCCTCTGTCAAGGGCTAACCCTGTGCTACAATAGAGGTGGCCTCTCACAGCTCTGGCTGCGAGGGTGCTGTTCTGTGTCTGTGCTACTTACTGAATTAGAGGATACCGAGATGGGGCAGCGCATCGTTCAGGTCGACGCTTTTACTGATCGTCCTTTCGCCGGCAATCCAGCAGCAGTCTGCGTCTTAGCGGAGCCGCGTGATGAACGCTGGATGCAGCTCGTCGCACGCGAGATGAATCTCTCAGAAACGGCTTTTCTGTTCCCAGAAGGAGACGGTTATCGCCTGCGCTGGTTTACGCCGACAGTCGAGGTTGATCTCTGTGGCCACGCCACACTGGCCAGCGCTCATGTTCTCTGGGAAGAGGAGCTATTGCGACCAGATGAGACAGCCCGTTTTTATACGCGCAGCGGCCTCTTAAGCGCTCGCCGTCTGGACGGCTGGATCGAGATGAATTTCCCAGCTACGCCGGCCACAGCCGTTCCCCCACCGCCGGGCCTGAACGAAGCCTTGGGGGTGACGCCGCGTCTGGTCGCCAAGAATCAATTCGACTATCTGGTTGAGCTAGAGAGCGAGGAGGAGGTGCGCGCTCTCCAACCGGACCTGACTCGTCTGCTGACCATTCCTGCTCGAGGGTTCATCGTGACCAGCCGGGCCAGCGGCCAGGAGTATGATTTTGTCTCACGCGTCTTTGCGCCCGCTGTCGGGGTGAATGAGGACCCGGTCACCGGTTCTGCTCACTGTACGCTGGCGCCTTTCTGGTCTAGCCGCCTCGGGAGTCCGGCGCTGACGGGCTACCAGGCGTCTGCTCGCGGCGGCCTGGTGCGTGTCCGTCTGGCGGGAGAGCGCGTCTTTCTCAGCGGCCAGGCGGTCACAGTGCTGCGCGCCGAGTGCTCTTTCTAATGGAAGGGAGGCCGCCAGAGGAGCCGCTGGCACCCTCGCTGCTCTGACTGAAGGAAGGGAAGAATGCTGAGCGCTCCACCGGTTCAGCTGGCCTAGCGAAAGACATAGCCCACGCCGCGCACAGTCTGAATCAGCTTAGGAGAAGCCGGGTCCTCTTCTAATTTCTCGCGCAACCAGCGGATGTGAACGTCGACGGTGCGGGTGTCGCCAGCGTAGTCGTAGCCCCAGACATGGTGCAAGAGTTGATCACGGGTCAGCACCGTTCCACGATTGCGCACGAGATAGACCAGGAGATCGAATTGCTTTGGCTGCATTTCGATCTCCTGATCACGGCACCAGACCCGTCGCCCGGGCAAGTCGATGCGCACAGGGCCAGCGACCAGCTCCCGTGTACTGCGCCGTGGCTGAGCTGTAGCCTCTTGGGGCGAGCTGCCCCCTTCAGGCGGCACCTGCGTCACGGGATAGGCGGCCCGACGCAATAAAGCACGCACTCGTGCAAGCAGTTCACGACGCCCGAAGGGTTTGGTCACATAGTCGTCGGCCCCCACCTCAAGCCCTACCACCCTGTCGATCTCCTCCCCACGCGCCGTCAGAAGCATAATCGCTGTGGTGGCTGTGGCCGGCTCCCGTCGGAGCTGCCGGCAGACCTCCAGTCCGTCGATCTCTGGCAGCATGATGTCCAGGATGATCAGCTGCGGTCGCTCGCGGCGTGCTAGCTCCAGTGCAGCTCTGCCATCGAGGGCTGTGAACACCTGATAGCCTTCCTGCTCCAGACTGTAGGCGATGGCCTCAACAAGCACTTCTTCGTCATCGACCACCAGGATCTTCTCACGTTGACCTCTGATCATAGTGACGCTCTCACCCTTAACTGAAGCGCCCGCTAATGTAGTCCTCTGTCTCTCGCCGCCGCGGTCGCTTGAATAGCTCGCTAGTCGGTCCATATTCGATCAAGCTGCCATTGAGGAAGAAGCCGGTGTATTGGGAGATGCGTGCAGCTTGCGACATATTATGCGTGACGATGACGATGGTATATTCCTTGCTGATCGAGAGCAGCAGCTCCTCGATCTTGAGCGTGGCGATGGGATCGAGGGCTGAGCATGGTTCATCAAGCAAGAGCACCTCGGGGTGCAGAGCCAGGGCCCGGGCGATGCAGAGCCGCTGTTGCTGGCCGCCTGAGAGGCCCAGCGCGGAGGCCTTCAAGCGGTCCTTGACTTCGTCCCAGAGCGCTGCGGCTCGTAGACTACGCTCAACTTCCTCGTGGATCTGCCGACGCGACTTTCTCTGAATGCGCAGGCCGTAGGCAACGTTCTCAAAGATCGACTTTGGGAAAGGATTGGGACGCTGGAACACCATGCCGACGCGCTGCCGCAAGCGAATGACATCCGTGGCCGGATCATAGATGTTTTCGCCATCGAAGATCGCTTCGCCCTCGATGCGGGTCTCGGGAATGAGATCGCTCATGCGATTGAGCGTGCGCAGAAAGGTGGATTTCCCACAGCCCGATGGCCCGATCAGGGCGGTAATCTGCCGCTGGCGAAGCGGGAGCGAGACATCGAAAAGCACCTGGCGTGTCCCGTAGTAGAAATTCAGGTGTCTGACGTCTATTGCAAGGCCGGCGTTTTGGTCCAGTGGCTGACCCGGCTCAACAGCTCCCAGGGCGTGACTCTGCCTGAAATCGACAGGGGGCGTCTCGGATGGCTGGCTGGCGAGACGCCCCTCTGTCGCTGGCAGTCGCGAGTATGGCCCACTCATATTGCTCTCCATTGCCTTTCCTCGCCACCGCATCAGCTAGAGAAGCTGATACTCCTTGTGAAGTGGAATCGCAGTATCTACGATCAGGCGATTGTTCGTCACAATGAGACGAATGTAGCGCCCGGCGAGGGCTTTGCTGATAAAGTACGGGCGCCCTTCGTAGGAAATGTGCCCGCTGCGAGCCACTTTCCGTGAGAAGATGCTGACGCCCTCCGGGAAGGTGCTACCTGTAGTGCTCACTTTATTGGTGCTCTCTGCTGCGGTATCCTTCACGGTAATCCCCTCTCTTGTAGCTGAGTTGTCTTCAGCAACTCGACTAGCCGAAACGTCCACTGATGTAGTCTTCGGTCTCCTTCTTGCGCGGGTGAGTGAAGAGCTGTTGGGTCTCTCCCTCTTCGATCAGGTGGCCGTGCAAGAAGAAGGCCGTGCGGTCCGCGATACGGGCGGCCTGCTGCATGTTATGGGTGACAACCACGATGGTGTACTGGCGCTTGAGATAGGTGATCAGCTCCTCCACCTGGAGGGTGGAGATAGGATCAAGAGCTGAGCACGGCTCGTCCATGAGCAGAATCTCTGGCTCCAGTGCCAGGGCGCGGGCGATGCACAGACGTTGTTGCTGCCCGCCCGAAAGACTGGTAGCTGGGCTGTGCAGGCGGTCTTTGACCTCTTCCCACAGTGCGGCCTGCTGGAGGCTGCGCTCGACCAGCTCCTGGAGCCGCGAACCGTGCAGCCCCAGGTTGAGTCGTGGCCCGATAGCTACGTTCTCAAAAATGCTGCGTGTTGGCAGCGGATTAGGCTGCTGAAAGACCATGCCAATGTGGCGCCTGACATTCATGGGGCGGATGCCGCGTCCATAGATATCGAGGCCGTTGGCGAGCACTTTCCCCTCAACGCGGGCGCCAGGGATGGTCTCATGGAGACGGTTGAGACAGCGCACGAGCGTCGATTTGCCGCAGCCAGAAGGTCCGATCAAGGCGGTGACGCTCAGGGGTGGCACCATCAGGTTGATATCAAACAATGCCTGTTTGCGTCCGTACCAGGCATTGAGCTGTTCAATGCTGAGCGACATTCCCGCCGGACTCGACGCGCTGCTCCTTGATTGCTCCACCATTGCCTGATCCATTGACGAACTCCCTTCTTATCTTCCTGCCTGCCTGTTGGAACCTCGCTGCTCATCGTTGCTTGAAGCCGCCTGTGGCCAGCCGTACGGCCAGGGAGGCGAGGAGGATCAGGACGATGAGCACGAAAGCGCCGGCGTAGGCCTGATTGACCTGTTGTTGATAAGGGCTGAGCGTGAACTGGAAGATGCGCAGTGGCAGAGCATCCATTGGCTGAGTGATGTCGGTGTTCCAGAAAGTTGTTCCAAAGGCGGTCATCAGCAGAGGGGCTGTCTCCCCGGCCACACGCGCCATGGCCAGCACCACGCCTGTGATGATCCCGCTGCGTGCCGCGGGGAGCACTACCTGGAGGATGGTGCGCGCCTCCGTAGCCCCCAGCGCCAGCGAGGCCTCGCGTAGCTCGCGCGGCACCAGGCGCAGCACGTCCTCCGATGTGCGCGTCACGATGGGAATCATGATCATGCCAAGGGCGAAGCCGCCGGCCAGACCCGAGAAGGTTTGCATGGGGATGACAATCAGGACCCAGGCCAGCAAACCAAAGATGATGGTAGGGATGCCGTTGAGGACGTCAACCAGAAAGCGCACTCCCTGGGCAAAAGGCCCGCGTCCGAATTCGGCCAGGTAGATGCCGGTGAACAGCCCCAGCGGGACGCCCATCAGCGAGGCCAGCGCGATGAGAATCAGGCTCCCCTGGAAGGCCTCGCCCATGCCACCGCCTGGCTCACCGTTCGGGGTTGGCAGCTGCGTAAAGAAGTCGAGGTTGATGTAGCGCAGACCCTGGCTCAGTACGTAGCAGAGCAGGTAGACCAACAGCCCGGCAGCGAAAAGGGCCGCCAGGGTGGTGAGAAGAACGATCAGGGCGTTCACCAGGCGCCGTCGTAGGGTCAGGGAGGAGCGTGCGGTCTGGAGCGGGTGAAGGCCGCTCTCTCCTGACTGCAGGGCTGGCGATGAAGGAGATGTTGGCATAGGCACGCTCATAGGCGCCCTCCTCTGCTTCTTCCTTGGGCCTGGCGCTGGAGGCTGGCGATCAACCAGCGTGCCAGGATATTGGTGATCAAGGTGATGGCGAAAAGGATGAGGCCCGCTTCGATGATGGCTGAGAGGAAGAGGCCGGGCGTCGCTTCGCCGAACTGGTTGGCGATGACGCTGGCCAGCGTATAGCCAGGGGTAAAGAGGCTGAGGCTTGGCTCGTTGGCCTGATTGCCGACGATCATGGTGACGGCCATCGTCTCACCAAGGGCCCGCCCAAGGGCCAGAATGACACCGCCCAGGATGCCTATGCGCGCGAAGGGGAGCACAGCGTGGCGAATGACCTCCCAGCGCGTCGCCCCCAGCGCGAGCAGGGCCTCACGTTGAGCAACAGGGGTCACCAGCATAACTTCGCGTGAGACCGAGATGATGAGGGGCAAGACCATCATCGTCAAGACGATGCCAGCCCCAAGGTAGCCGACGCCCTCTGGTTGCCCTTGAAAGAGCGGAAGGAAGCCCAGACGCTGTTGTAGCCAGGGTTCGCCGTAGTTGTGTAGCCAGGGGGCAAGCACGAGAAAGCCCCAGAGGCCGTAGATGACACTCGGAATGGCAGCCAACAGGTCAATCAGAAAGGCCAGGACCAGCCGGAATGGACGCGGGCAGAAGTCGACTAAGAAGATGGCTGCCCCCACGCCCAGCGGTACGGCGAAGATGAGGGCAAAGGTCGAGGTGATCAGGGTGCCAAAAATGGCCGGCAGGACCCCATAGACGTCATGGACTGGGTCGAAAGCTTTGTTGGTCAGGAAGCTGAAGCCGAAGCGTCTGATGGTGGGCAGCGAGTTGCTGATAAGAATCCAGGCTGTGCCCGCGACCAGCCCGAGGACGATCAGAACGAACAGCAGGGTGATACCGCGAAAGAACAGGTCGCCGGGTCGCTGCACTCGCAGCAGCCGTTGCCAGCGTACCCACTGCTGTCGTGCTTTACTAAGACTGACTCTCTCTTGAATCATGCACCCTCCCCTGGCTCTCTCTCCCTTGGTGATGAGGCAGGGGCTGATCTTTGTGGAATACAGTCCCCTGCCTGAACTTGTCTTTCTTGCGACCGGCGCGGCGACTCAACTCGCCAGGACGCTCGTCCGTCAGGAACCGCTGTAGCAGGCGCTGCTGCCGCACCGCAGGGCCTTGATCTGAGCCTCGTCTTTGCTGACGATCGTGTCTGGCAAGGGCACGTAGTTGAGCGGTTGCGCATACTGCTGCCCGTCGTGTACCATCCACCAGAGCAGGCGCGCCAGAGCTTGCCCCTTGTCGCTGTTGCTCTGATTCTGGTAGACCACGACCCATGAGAAGCCCGTGATCGGATAGGCGTTGTCGCCGTTGCCGTTGACGATGTAGAAGCGCAGGTCCGCCGGGATAGAGGTGAAGCTCTCCGCGTCAGCCTTGGCGCTGTCGAGCGAGGGGGCTACGAACTTGCCGGCGGCGTTCTGGAGCAGCGCGTAGGGAATGTTGTTGGCGAGGACGTAGGTCAGCTCAACGTAGCCAATGGCTCCGTCTGTGTTCTTGACCTGCCCGGCGACGCCCGAGCTGCCCTTGGCCCCAACGCCCGTGGGCCAGTTCACTGTGGTTCCTGCCCCAACCTTGCTCTGCCAGTCCGGGCTGATTGCCGAGAGATAGTGCGTGAAGATGCTGGTGGTGCCACTGCCGTCAGAACGGTGGACAACGGTGATGTTCTTGTGGGGCAGGTTGACGCCGCTGTTGATAGCCTTGATCTGTGGGTCGTCCCAGCTGGTAATCTTGCCTTCGTAGATGGCCGCCAGTATCGGCCCCGTGAGCTTGAGCTGGCTGACTCCGCTCAGGTTGTAGGAGATGGCCACTGCTCCAATCGTAATCGGGATGTGCAGAATTGGACCGCTGGTGCTCTTGTTGAGCTGATCGGTGGTCATCGGCGCATCAGTGGCGCCAAAATCGACGATGTGTTGCAGCAGGTTATTGATACCAGCTCCACTTCCTACCGCCTGATAATTGACGTTAATACCACACTTGACTTTCGGATATTCCTGAAACATTTTTGAGAATAAAGGATTGTCAAACGTCGATCCAGCGCCCGTAAGCTGCTTGGTCGAAGGGCAGGTGCTGCTATTGCTGCCTGTGGTGGTGCCTCCGCTGGAGCTGCTGCTGTTGCCGCAGGCTGCCAGTAGGGCC is drawn from Thermogemmatispora onikobensis and contains these coding sequences:
- the pstB gene encoding phosphate ABC transporter ATP-binding protein PstB, with amino-acid sequence MDQAMVEQSRSSASSPAGMSLSIEQLNAWYGRKQALFDINLMVPPLSVTALIGPSGCGKSTLVRCLNRLHETIPGARVEGKVLANGLDIYGRGIRPMNVRRHIGMVFQQPNPLPTRSIFENVAIGPRLNLGLHGSRLQELVERSLQQAALWEEVKDRLHSPATSLSGGQQQRLCIARALALEPEILLMDEPCSALDPISTLQVEELITYLKRQYTIVVVTHNMQQAARIADRTAFFLHGHLIEEGETQQLFTHPRKKETEDYISGRFG
- the pstS gene encoding phosphate ABC transporter substrate-binding protein PstS, which produces MTQFTPSPSYRGRPQLRYLTALLLLGLLALLAACGNSSSSSGGTTTGSNSSTCPSTKQLTGAGSTFDNPLFSKMFQEYPKVKCGINVNYQAVGSGAGINNLLQHIVDFGATDAPMTTDQLNKSTSGPILHIPITIGAVAISYNLSGVSQLKLTGPILAAIYEGKITSWDDPQIKAINSGVNLPHKNITVVHRSDGSGTTSIFTHYLSAISPDWQSKVGAGTTVNWPTGVGAKGSSGVAGQVKNTDGAIGYVELTYVLANNIPYALLQNAAGKFVAPSLDSAKADAESFTSIPADLRFYIVNGNGDNAYPITGFSWVVVYQNQSNSDKGQALARLLWWMVHDGQQYAQPLNYVPLPDTIVSKDEAQIKALRCGSSACYSGS
- the pstC gene encoding phosphate ABC transporter permease subunit PstC, with the protein product MIQERVSLSKARQQWVRWQRLLRVQRPGDLFFRGITLLFVLIVLGLVAGTAWILISNSLPTIRRFGFSFLTNKAFDPVHDVYGVLPAIFGTLITSTFALIFAVPLGVGAAIFLVDFCPRPFRLVLAFLIDLLAAIPSVIYGLWGFLVLAPWLHNYGEPWLQQRLGFLPLFQGQPEGVGYLGAGIVLTMMVLPLIISVSREVMLVTPVAQREALLALGATRWEVIRHAVLPFARIGILGGVILALGRALGETMAVTMIVGNQANEPSLSLFTPGYTLASVIANQFGEATPGLFLSAIIEAGLILFAITLITNILARWLIASLQRQAQGRSRGGRL
- a CDS encoding molybdopterin molybdotransferase MoeA — encoded protein: MISVEEAQERMLAAIQPLPVITVALAEATGLVLAEDVVAQEDLPPFANSAMDGYALRSVDTRMENGRPARLHVIGTIAAGYVAEHGIEPGTAMRIMTGAPLPRGADAVIQIELTRSDPADRSWVEILQEVAPGNNIRAAGEDIRRGQRVLSQGSEIGPWEIGVLATVGQARVQVIRRPRVAIVSTGDELIDVDEPLQPGKIRNSNGYLLEAAVRRAGAEALRLGVARDTEESLRQIFSQAMQHDLIITSGGVSVGEFDLVKRIMNEQGAIDFWQINMRPGKPLAFGRIGQVPLLGLPGNPVSAAVTFELFGRPLIRKLLGHHRLHRPLVEVTVEDGVSERTPRRHYVRAHVRWEGGHFVARTTGPQGSHITTSLLNANALVIVPEGGKTLKPGERAQALMLDWPEE
- the pstB gene encoding phosphate ABC transporter ATP-binding protein PstB, producing MESNMSGPYSRLPATEGRLASQPSETPPVDFRQSHALGAVEPGQPLDQNAGLAIDVRHLNFYYGTRQVLFDVSLPLRQRQITALIGPSGCGKSTFLRTLNRMSDLIPETRIEGEAIFDGENIYDPATDVIRLRQRVGMVFQRPNPFPKSIFENVAYGLRIQRKSRRQIHEEVERSLRAAALWDEVKDRLKASALGLSGGQQQRLCIARALALHPEVLLLDEPCSALDPIATLKIEELLLSISKEYTIVIVTHNMSQAARISQYTGFFLNGSLIEYGPTSELFKRPRRRETEDYISGRFS
- the pstA gene encoding phosphate ABC transporter permease PstA, producing the protein MSVPMPTSPSSPALQSGESGLHPLQTARSSLTLRRRLVNALIVLLTTLAALFAAGLLVYLLCYVLSQGLRYINLDFFTQLPTPNGEPGGGMGEAFQGSLILIALASLMGVPLGLFTGIYLAEFGRGPFAQGVRFLVDVLNGIPTIIFGLLAWVLIVIPMQTFSGLAGGFALGMIMIPIVTRTSEDVLRLVPRELREASLALGATEARTILQVVLPAARSGIITGVVLAMARVAGETAPLLMTAFGTTFWNTDITQPMDALPLRIFQFTLSPYQQQVNQAYAGAFVLIVLILLASLAVRLATGGFKQR
- a CDS encoding PhzF family phenazine biosynthesis protein, with amino-acid sequence MGQRIVQVDAFTDRPFAGNPAAVCVLAEPRDERWMQLVAREMNLSETAFLFPEGDGYRLRWFTPTVEVDLCGHATLASAHVLWEEELLRPDETARFYTRSGLLSARRLDGWIEMNFPATPATAVPPPPGLNEALGVTPRLVAKNQFDYLVELESEEEVRALQPDLTRLLTIPARGFIVTSRASGQEYDFVSRVFAPAVGVNEDPVTGSAHCTLAPFWSSRLGSPALTGYQASARGGLVRVRLAGERVFLSGQAVTVLRAECSF
- a CDS encoding response regulator transcription factor, producing the protein MIRGQREKILVVDDEEVLVEAIAYSLEQEGYQVFTALDGRAALELARRERPQLIILDIMLPEIDGLEVCRQLRREPATATTAIMLLTARGEEIDRVVGLEVGADDYVTKPFGRRELLARVRALLRRAAYPVTQVPPEGGSSPQEATAQPRRSTRELVAGPVRIDLPGRRVWCRDQEIEMQPKQFDLLVYLVRNRGTVLTRDQLLHHVWGYDYAGDTRTVDVHIRWLREKLEEDPASPKLIQTVRGVGYVFR
- a CDS encoding vitamin K epoxide reductase family protein, giving the protein MELLLRRAGLQLLVLLLALVGMGDAIYLTIVHYQDAPLVCPASGAIDCAHVLSSSYAVVPGTTLPISLPGLGWCLILAGLALVSLLRSTEPGWLRPAQFLWSLAGMVTVLYLIYVELVRLHAICLWCTVLHVLILVAFLISLARLLEPEPELEAGTSQAPAPAPSSKTLARSRPRSSQSGR
- a CDS encoding sigma-54 interaction domain-containing protein — its product is MSQGSDPHDGSQPLAGSPAVQEDEALLTELERFGLVIGRSQPMRQIATLIRQVAAFPTTTVLLQGESGTGKEVVAYAIHALSGGSARQFVAINCAAIPETLLETELFGVEAGAYTDARVTRDGYLARADGGTLFLDEIASMPLVLQSKLLRFLETRSFRRVGGTTEVQVRLRVISASNIDLATAVTRKEFREDLFYRLKVFTIHIPPLREHPEDIVPLVEYFLRQQPGREDRPLRLSPEALALLERYSWPGNVRELRSVVQYGQIMCEGDEIRVEHLPAYLQSACSSALQRLLELKEQLHLPPEGLPLEEFLAEIEQRFICEALERCNYNQVRAAALLGLSRDQLRYRLARIGPRRGQQRRQSTGARWPGPRSD